One window of the Halobacillus litoralis genome contains the following:
- a CDS encoding polyamine aminopropyltransferase, which translates to MLEANIKKSHFIYWASGIVSICGIIFEVLFGALGSYILGDGVKQYTLTISLFLTGMGIGASISERVMKNLIVTFIWIEYLVALIGGFSSFTMFGMTAFAPSGTDAFFLYLVTFTIGALTGLELPILIRKANEIGVELNRSTARVLFSDYAGGLIGGLLFAFYLRPQMGMVKSAFFVACINLAVAVAVLYLFRSEINRYFIHVTGAVVIGALLIAGLFFGEEMAFSFEQKLYKDPIIHMEDSAYQKVILTKEQGDTRLYLNGSLQFSSTDEHRYHETLVHPPVSYAESREDVLILGGGDGLAARELLRYEDVENITLVDLDPAVTDLAMNNYHLLQINEDSLSDERVDVLNQDAFKFLEQSDKFYDVILVDLPDPNNESLNKLYTKEFYSLLRNHLIPGGAAMIQATSPLFATDVYWTIDETVASTGLYTENFHVDVPSFGNWGFVMASRSPIEVDDIELSLETRFLTEDVLQSMTVFGKDEDREILNNEGEPIPLEPNTLIDPHLIQKYEKAWQNY; encoded by the coding sequence ATATTGGAAGCAAATATTAAAAAAAGCCATTTCATATACTGGGCCTCAGGCATTGTTTCCATTTGCGGCATCATATTTGAGGTATTGTTCGGTGCGTTAGGGTCTTACATATTGGGAGATGGTGTTAAACAGTATACACTCACAATCAGTTTATTTTTAACTGGAATGGGAATCGGAGCTAGTATCAGTGAACGTGTGATGAAAAACTTGATCGTCACTTTCATATGGATTGAATATCTCGTAGCATTGATTGGTGGTTTCTCGAGTTTTACAATGTTCGGTATGACCGCTTTTGCACCTTCAGGAACGGATGCCTTTTTCTTGTACTTAGTGACTTTCACCATCGGTGCGTTAACAGGATTGGAATTGCCTATCTTAATTCGTAAAGCCAATGAAATAGGAGTAGAGTTGAACCGGAGTACAGCTCGAGTGCTGTTTTCTGATTATGCAGGTGGCTTGATAGGTGGTTTGCTTTTTGCATTTTATTTACGTCCTCAAATGGGGATGGTGAAAAGTGCTTTTTTTGTTGCATGCATCAATTTAGCTGTAGCTGTAGCGGTCCTGTATTTATTCCGCTCAGAGATTAACCGATACTTTATTCATGTAACAGGAGCTGTCGTGATTGGTGCTCTTTTAATAGCAGGTTTATTTTTTGGTGAAGAGATGGCCTTTTCCTTTGAACAGAAACTTTATAAAGATCCGATTATCCATATGGAAGATAGCGCTTATCAAAAAGTCATTCTAACCAAAGAACAAGGAGATACACGCTTGTATTTGAACGGTTCCCTTCAATTCAGTTCAACAGACGAGCATCGTTATCACGAAACGCTCGTTCACCCACCTGTTTCGTATGCCGAAAGCAGGGAGGATGTGTTGATACTGGGTGGAGGAGACGGTCTTGCCGCAAGGGAGTTATTACGTTATGAAGATGTGGAAAATATCACACTCGTGGATTTAGACCCGGCGGTCACAGATCTGGCCATGAACAATTATCATTTGCTGCAAATCAATGAGGACTCATTGTCAGATGAGCGTGTCGATGTGTTAAACCAGGATGCTTTTAAATTTCTGGAGCAGTCAGATAAGTTCTATGATGTCATTCTTGTAGATTTGCCGGACCCCAATAATGAGAGTTTGAATAAGCTTTATACAAAGGAATTTTATTCATTATTAAGAAATCATTTAATACCAGGTGGAGCTGCGATGATTCAGGCCACCAGTCCATTATTTGCAACTGATGTTTATTGGACTATAGATGAAACGGTAGCATCAACAGGACTTTATACAGAGAATTTCCACGTGGATGTCCCTAGCTTCGGCAACTGGGGATTTGTTATGGCCAGCCGTTCTCCTATTGAGGTGGATGATATAGAGCTTTCTTTAGAAACACGTTTTTTGACTGAAGATGTACTTCAATCAATGACTGTGTTTGGAAAAGATGAAGACAGGGAAATCTTGAATAATGAAGGCGAACCTATTCCATTGGAGCCTAACACATTAATCGATCCTCATTTAATCCAGAAGTACGAGAAAGCATGGCAAAATTATTGA
- the dnaE gene encoding DNA polymerase III subunit alpha, with product MTFTHLNVQSGYSLMNSTVKTRSLVQRAKELGFGAISLTDENTLSGAVSFYQECNNQGVKPIIGLKTTVEDRSLLFPVIMLAKNSQGYRNLLKITTYVQTNATNISLEELGSRKDGLIVIQMTASSPWADTIANRMFSRIDDSLIRWLDMFGEDHFYMSIQDRDLHAERQMHQPLQEWVESKGIRVVAIGDVRYLHSEDAAAYQCLRAIDEGARYSPQVNRSYQYLKSGEEMENFFGEWWPEVLSATQEIVERCNLELNLNQQLLPAYPTPYGETPDAYLQDLCEKALVKKFGSEDEKAVERLSHELNVIQSMQFSDYFLIVWDFISYARKQGIHAGPGRGSAAGSIVAYLLDITQVDPLKYGLLFERFLNPERVTMPDIDIDFPDYRRDEVIAYVSEKYGKDHVAQISTFGTFAARSVLRELFKVLAVDESDASFILYQIPKNTSDTLIEIVKKSEELKDYIRNSDQLQFLFKIATKLEGLPRHISTHAAGVVLSEEPLTEYTPLMNGQGDVHLTQMAMGDLEKIGLLKIDFLGLRNLSFIEKLENTIRKYSKQKFSVKDLPLNDGKTFDLLKQGRTNGVFQLESKGMKGVLTRLKPSHFEDVVAVNALYRPGPMDYIQDYIKRKHGNMEYGFPHPDLKGILGPTFGVLIYQEQIMQVARRVAGYSLGEADLLRRAISKKQGDIWSNERDKFIAGCKKKGYEESVATELFDWIVKFSNYGFNRSHAVAYSLISYWLAFIKAHYPSHFLAELMNANIGDRDKGTIYIREAREMNVKVNAPSINRSHILTRDDKGEIRMGLLAIKGLGYQAAQAIVDGRVDGPYKSLNDFCLRLDDKAVSRSVIEALIISGAFDELHQNRASSLASIDQALEQGELFKEFQDQPGFFGTDIEMGMVEVDPFPPLKELSMEKEVLGAYMSEHPLGHHRNALRSRGMISLYKADQLKSKRKLVTAVVLESFREIRTKRGDSMSFVTISDETAEMEAVLFPEAYRNVKPWLKEQMLVIAEGKIEERNNRKQMIINQLKPFELSERENKAERRLFVKVTKDTEHTAIDKLKEAAEYFPGNTPVLIFRSEDRKIYHLDQDYSLEVSRECLNMLNDFFGSQSVALRTQDKHMDV from the coding sequence ATGACTTTTACCCATTTGAATGTTCAAAGCGGCTATAGCCTGATGAATAGCACGGTAAAAACCCGCTCATTGGTGCAGAGGGCTAAAGAATTAGGGTTTGGTGCGATTTCTTTGACCGATGAAAACACCTTGAGCGGCGCGGTGTCTTTTTATCAAGAATGTAACAATCAAGGTGTCAAACCAATCATAGGTTTGAAAACAACGGTCGAGGATCGATCTCTTCTTTTCCCTGTGATTATGTTGGCTAAAAACTCACAGGGATATCGAAATTTATTGAAAATCACCACTTATGTTCAAACAAACGCCACAAACATATCTCTTGAAGAACTGGGTTCACGGAAAGATGGTTTGATCGTCATCCAAATGACTGCCTCATCACCGTGGGCAGACACCATAGCTAATCGGATGTTTTCAAGGATTGACGATTCATTGATTCGGTGGTTAGACATGTTTGGAGAAGACCATTTTTATATGAGTATTCAGGATCGTGATTTGCATGCTGAACGACAAATGCATCAGCCTTTGCAGGAATGGGTAGAATCTAAGGGGATCCGTGTGGTTGCTATTGGAGATGTGCGTTATTTACATAGCGAAGACGCAGCAGCTTATCAATGTTTGAGAGCAATCGATGAAGGGGCTCGTTACAGCCCGCAGGTTAACCGCAGCTATCAGTATTTGAAATCTGGCGAGGAAATGGAAAATTTCTTTGGTGAATGGTGGCCGGAAGTTTTATCAGCCACACAAGAGATTGTGGAGCGTTGTAACTTGGAATTGAACTTGAATCAACAACTCCTTCCAGCTTACCCCACCCCATATGGCGAAACCCCGGATGCGTATTTGCAAGATTTATGTGAGAAGGCATTGGTGAAAAAATTCGGATCTGAAGATGAGAAAGCTGTAGAGAGGCTTAGTCACGAGCTGAATGTGATTCAATCAATGCAATTCAGTGACTATTTTCTCATTGTCTGGGATTTTATATCCTATGCAAGAAAGCAAGGAATTCATGCAGGTCCAGGACGTGGCTCTGCGGCTGGTTCGATTGTCGCTTATTTATTGGATATCACTCAAGTAGATCCATTAAAGTATGGCTTGTTGTTTGAACGGTTCTTGAATCCTGAGCGTGTTACTATGCCGGATATTGACATTGATTTCCCCGACTATCGCAGAGATGAAGTGATCGCATATGTGAGTGAAAAGTACGGAAAAGATCACGTAGCTCAAATCAGTACATTTGGGACTTTTGCTGCGAGGAGTGTTTTGAGGGAATTATTTAAAGTTTTGGCGGTTGATGAAAGTGATGCCTCCTTCATTCTTTATCAAATTCCTAAAAATACCAGTGATACACTAATTGAAATCGTAAAAAAGTCGGAGGAATTGAAAGATTATATCCGAAATTCAGATCAGCTTCAGTTTCTCTTTAAAATTGCGACAAAGTTGGAGGGGCTTCCGCGTCATATATCAACACACGCAGCAGGTGTTGTATTAAGTGAAGAGCCGTTAACTGAGTACACTCCTCTTATGAATGGCCAGGGGGACGTTCATCTTACTCAAATGGCTATGGGTGATTTAGAAAAGATCGGTTTATTGAAAATTGATTTTCTGGGTCTCAGGAATCTTTCGTTTATAGAGAAGTTGGAAAATACAATCAGGAAATATAGTAAACAAAAGTTTTCAGTGAAAGATCTCCCTCTTAATGATGGGAAAACATTCGATTTACTTAAACAAGGCCGTACAAATGGTGTTTTTCAATTAGAATCCAAAGGAATGAAAGGGGTTCTAACCAGACTTAAACCCTCACACTTTGAAGATGTTGTTGCCGTGAATGCTTTATATAGGCCGGGCCCTATGGATTATATACAAGACTATATCAAGAGGAAACATGGAAATATGGAATATGGTTTTCCACATCCTGACTTAAAAGGGATATTAGGTCCGACTTTTGGGGTGTTGATCTATCAAGAGCAGATCATGCAGGTAGCCAGACGAGTTGCAGGGTACTCATTAGGTGAAGCGGATCTATTAAGGAGAGCTATCAGTAAAAAACAAGGGGATATATGGTCGAACGAGCGGGATAAGTTTATTGCCGGTTGCAAAAAGAAGGGTTATGAAGAATCTGTTGCCACCGAACTTTTTGATTGGATTGTGAAATTCTCGAACTATGGTTTTAACAGGAGCCATGCGGTGGCATACAGTTTGATTTCATATTGGTTAGCTTTCATTAAAGCCCACTATCCTTCTCATTTTTTAGCAGAGTTGATGAATGCTAATATCGGAGACCGGGATAAAGGGACTATATATATTCGAGAAGCCCGGGAGATGAATGTGAAGGTGAACGCTCCCTCGATCAATCGCAGTCATATCTTGACTCGGGATGATAAAGGAGAGATAAGAATGGGGCTCTTGGCCATCAAAGGACTCGGCTACCAAGCTGCTCAGGCTATCGTTGATGGAAGGGTTGATGGACCATACAAAAGCCTGAACGACTTCTGTCTAAGGCTGGATGATAAAGCTGTTTCAAGGTCAGTCATCGAAGCATTGATCATATCCGGCGCCTTTGATGAATTGCATCAAAATCGGGCGAGTTCTCTGGCAAGTATTGATCAGGCCCTCGAGCAGGGGGAATTATTTAAAGAATTTCAAGATCAACCAGGCTTTTTCGGTACAGATATTGAGATGGGGATGGTAGAGGTGGATCCATTTCCTCCTTTGAAGGAGTTATCGATGGAAAAAGAAGTGCTTGGTGCTTATATGTCTGAACACCCATTGGGACATCACCGCAATGCGTTACGCAGCAGAGGAATGATTTCCCTCTATAAGGCCGATCAGTTGAAATCAAAGAGGAAGTTAGTCACAGCTGTTGTTCTCGAAAGTTTCCGTGAGATCAGAACAAAAAGAGGAGACTCGATGTCCTTTGTAACCATTAGTGATGAGACTGCTGAAATGGAGGCTGTTTTGTTTCCTGAGGCATATCGAAATGTGAAACCGTGGTTGAAGGAGCAAATGCTTGTTATTGCAGAAGGGAAAATTGAAGAGAGGAACAACCGTAAGCAAATGATTATCAATCAGCTTAAGCCGTTTGAATTGAGTGAAAGAGAGAATAAGGCAGAAAGGCGTCTATTTGTGAAGGTAACAAAGGATACGGAGCATACAGCTATTGATAAGCTGAAAGAGGCAGCAGAATATTTCCCGGGGAATACACCTGTGTTGATATTTCGATCAGAAGACCGAAAAATCTACCATTTAGATCAGGACTATTCATTAGAAGTCAGCAGGGAATGTCTGAATATGTTGAATGACTTTTTCGGTTCTCAATCAGTGGCTTTACGCACACAGGATAAACACATGGATGTCTAA
- a CDS encoding YtpI family protein, whose product MIIFPILILVSLLLYIYYKVMIIRSKDSLTQQYLNSKSKIFLGSFIFFFGINQYVFYQTKISLFIGILFILIGISQSRLGWKASKHYQAEYQKQQASPQS is encoded by the coding sequence ATGATTATTTTTCCAATCCTTATATTAGTGTCCTTGCTGCTTTATATTTACTACAAAGTGATGATTATTCGATCCAAAGACTCTTTGACACAACAATATTTGAATAGCAAATCAAAGATATTTCTAGGTAGTTTCATTTTCTTTTTTGGTATCAACCAATATGTATTCTACCAAACAAAAATTTCTTTGTTTATCGGAATCTTGTTCATTCTCATAGGCATATCCCAATCACGCTTAGGATGGAAAGCAAGTAAACATTATCAAGCAGAATATCAAAAGCAGCAAGCAAGTCCGCAATCGTAA
- the ytrI gene encoding sporulation membrane protein YtrI codes for MHFPHYHKKKEWRRLFAGIVLGAVIGYAVFIYIHGELQEKYTEEHIEMTAKMSELEAKYEGLLNNQEQGTDQKPLTVTDLAVSYTNAKKLEVDLLTQHQLTTLVKDQLSTIPGKDITVIADQVDLMISTVENKNYVVDDFTYELKVTRLIVSEVVTLNLEIKLVR; via the coding sequence TTGCATTTTCCTCATTATCACAAAAAAAAAGAATGGAGACGCTTATTTGCAGGAATAGTACTGGGAGCTGTAATCGGGTATGCAGTCTTTATTTACATCCACGGCGAGCTTCAAGAAAAATACACAGAAGAGCATATCGAAATGACAGCAAAAATGAGTGAATTGGAGGCGAAATACGAAGGGTTACTAAATAATCAAGAACAAGGGACAGACCAGAAGCCTTTGACTGTAACAGACCTGGCCGTCTCTTATACAAATGCTAAAAAACTTGAAGTCGATTTACTGACACAACATCAACTTACCACACTGGTCAAAGACCAACTTTCTACTATACCAGGCAAAGACATCACGGTTATAGCCGATCAGGTGGATTTGATGATCTCTACCGTAGAAAATAAAAATTATGTGGTAGACGACTTCACTTATGAATTGAAAGTCACCAGGTTGATTGTTTCAGAAGTTGTAACTTTGAATTTAGAGATTAAATTAGTTAGATAA
- a CDS encoding NAD(P)-dependent malic enzyme produces the protein MSNLRDEALHIHRVNKGKLETHSKVPIRNAKDLSLAYSPGVAEPCKEIYDHKDTVYDYTMKGNMVAVVSDGSAVLGLGNIGPEASLPVMEGKAALFKSFAGVDAFPICLNTRDIDQIVQTVKLMEPTFGGVNLEDIAAPNCFIIEDRLKKETNIPIFHDDQHGTAIVTVAGLMNALKITGKSFSEIKVVANGAGAAGIAIIKLLYHFGVRDIIMCDSKGAIFEGRDYGMNDVKDEIAKITNKERAEGKLEEVMEGADVFIGVSVGGLLSKEMVSRMNDDSIIFAMANPEPEIMPEDAKEAGARVIGTGRSDFPNQVNNVLAFPGIFRGALDVRATRINEKMKIAAAEAIASLVGEDELSEDYVIPAPFDPRVAPAVAASVAKAAMESGVARHHVDPEEVAEKTRQLTLIDEE, from the coding sequence GTGTCTAATTTGCGAGATGAAGCATTGCATATACACCGTGTCAATAAGGGTAAGCTGGAAACTCATTCGAAAGTTCCTATAAGAAATGCAAAAGATTTGAGTTTAGCATACTCTCCGGGAGTAGCAGAACCATGTAAAGAAATTTATGATCATAAAGATACTGTCTATGATTATACGATGAAAGGCAACATGGTAGCAGTAGTCAGCGATGGATCAGCTGTTCTGGGACTTGGTAATATCGGCCCTGAAGCCTCATTGCCTGTAATGGAAGGTAAAGCGGCTTTGTTCAAAAGTTTTGCTGGTGTAGACGCTTTTCCTATCTGCCTGAACACAAGAGACATCGACCAAATAGTGCAAACTGTAAAATTAATGGAACCTACATTTGGTGGAGTGAATCTGGAAGATATCGCTGCTCCTAACTGCTTCATCATCGAGGATCGTTTGAAGAAAGAAACGAATATCCCGATTTTCCATGACGATCAACACGGGACAGCTATCGTTACTGTTGCGGGTTTGATGAACGCATTGAAAATAACAGGGAAGTCGTTTTCAGAGATTAAGGTTGTAGCGAATGGTGCAGGTGCAGCAGGAATTGCCATTATCAAACTGCTTTATCATTTCGGTGTAAGAGATATCATCATGTGTGACTCAAAAGGTGCGATCTTCGAAGGACGCGACTATGGAATGAATGACGTGAAAGATGAAATAGCTAAGATTACGAATAAAGAGCGGGCAGAAGGCAAGCTTGAAGAAGTGATGGAAGGCGCTGATGTTTTTATTGGAGTATCTGTTGGCGGGTTGCTGTCTAAAGAAATGGTTTCTCGTATGAATGACGACTCTATCATCTTTGCCATGGCCAACCCAGAGCCGGAAATCATGCCGGAAGATGCCAAAGAAGCAGGGGCGCGTGTGATCGGCACCGGGCGTTCAGACTTCCCTAATCAAGTGAATAATGTCCTGGCTTTCCCGGGAATCTTCCGAGGAGCTCTTGATGTAAGAGCAACACGAATTAATGAAAAAATGAAAATAGCAGCAGCCGAGGCTATCGCTTCACTTGTAGGTGAAGATGAACTTAGTGAAGATTATGTCATCCCTGCTCCATTCGATCCCCGGGTAGCACCGGCAGTGGCAGCCAGTGTAGCCAAAGCAGCAATGGAGTCCGGAGTGGCACGTCACCATGTGGATCCTGAAGAGGTAGCTGAAAAAACAAGACAACTCACTCTAATTGATGAAGAATAA
- a CDS encoding CBS domain-containing protein, which produces MATKHEQILEHIESLSVGSKISVRRIAKALNVSEGTAYRAIKEAENQDLVSTMERVGTIRIEKKKKENIERLTFAEIVNIVDGQVLGGREGLYKTLSKFVIGAMKLEAMMRYTEAGSLLIVGNRTNAHELAVKEGAAVLITGGFDTSEAVKKLADEKQLPVISTSYDTFTVATMINRAIYDQLIKKEIVLVDDIYTAFDDSKYLLTTDPVARWHNFNDETNHSRYPVVDQQNRVVGIVTSKDVIGKDKEMKIDKVMTRNPMTVHAKTSLANAAHVMVWEGIELMPVVDPSQKLQGIISRQDVLKALQNIQRQPQVGETIDDLATNRMEAIETEEEAHKWSTRVTPQMTNQLGTMSYGVFISLITEASSRLLRKYKKGDLVVENISVYFIKPVQIESEIEIKPQILEVGRKFAKVDIEVHHGKSIVGKALLMAQLIDR; this is translated from the coding sequence ATGGCTACAAAACACGAACAAATACTTGAGCACATTGAGTCGCTTTCTGTTGGAAGTAAAATTTCTGTCCGACGCATTGCTAAGGCATTGAATGTCAGTGAAGGTACTGCCTATCGGGCAATAAAGGAAGCGGAAAATCAAGACCTGGTCAGTACCATGGAACGTGTAGGGACCATCAGAATTGAAAAAAAGAAAAAGGAAAACATCGAGCGTTTGACGTTTGCAGAAATCGTCAATATCGTTGATGGTCAAGTCCTAGGTGGTAGAGAAGGCTTGTATAAAACATTAAGCAAATTTGTAATTGGTGCCATGAAGCTTGAAGCCATGATGCGATATACAGAAGCGGGTTCATTACTTATTGTCGGTAACCGCACAAATGCTCATGAACTCGCCGTTAAAGAAGGTGCGGCTGTCTTAATTACTGGTGGATTTGATACAAGTGAGGCAGTTAAAAAGCTTGCAGATGAGAAACAACTGCCTGTCATATCTACAAGCTATGACACTTTTACTGTGGCAACAATGATAAACAGAGCGATCTATGATCAACTGATAAAAAAAGAAATTGTACTTGTGGATGATATCTATACGGCATTTGACGACTCGAAATATTTGTTGACCACAGATCCTGTAGCTCGCTGGCACAACTTCAACGATGAAACAAACCATAGTCGATACCCGGTTGTAGATCAACAAAATCGGGTGGTAGGGATTGTTACATCTAAAGATGTGATCGGTAAAGACAAAGAAATGAAAATAGATAAAGTGATGACTCGTAATCCGATGACTGTGCACGCAAAAACATCCTTGGCTAATGCCGCCCATGTCATGGTATGGGAAGGGATCGAATTGATGCCTGTCGTGGATCCATCACAAAAATTACAAGGAATCATTTCGAGACAGGATGTTTTGAAAGCATTACAAAATATTCAACGCCAACCACAAGTGGGTGAAACCATTGATGACCTGGCTACGAACAGGATGGAAGCAATTGAAACGGAAGAAGAGGCTCATAAATGGAGCACACGAGTGACGCCGCAAATGACGAACCAATTGGGGACGATGTCTTACGGTGTTTTTATATCATTAATCACAGAAGCATCCAGTCGGTTACTTAGGAAATATAAAAAAGGGGATTTAGTAGTAGAAAATATTTCTGTTTACTTTATCAAACCTGTGCAAATCGAAAGTGAAATCGAAATTAAGCCGCAAATTTTAGAGGTTGGTCGTAAATTCGCTAAAGTCGATATTGAAGTCCATCATGGTAAATCTATTGTAGGTAAGGCTCTCTTGATGGCTCAATTGATCGATCGATAA
- a CDS encoding metal-dependent hydrolase, whose product MEVSYHGHSVVKVKANGKTILFDPFISENGNTDLNADQVEADVILLTHGHNDHVGDTIDIAKRNDAQVIAPFELATYLGNKGLNAHPMHIGGGHEFDFGHVKFTQAFHGSAYTEEDGTIVYTGMPTGILLTVDGKTIYHAGDTGLFSDLKLIGERNDIDLAFLPIGDNFTMGPEDALTAAEWVGAKQVVPIHYNTFDLINQDGEAFAAKVKPGKGTVLEPGDSLEL is encoded by the coding sequence ATGGAAGTATCTTATCATGGTCATTCAGTAGTAAAAGTGAAAGCGAATGGTAAAACGATTTTATTTGATCCGTTCATTTCAGAAAATGGCAATACGGATTTGAATGCAGATCAAGTGGAAGCAGATGTCATCTTGCTTACCCACGGTCACAATGATCATGTCGGAGACACTATAGATATTGCAAAACGAAATGATGCCCAAGTAATTGCACCGTTTGAATTAGCTACTTACTTAGGGAATAAAGGGTTGAACGCTCATCCTATGCATATTGGTGGAGGGCATGAGTTTGATTTCGGTCATGTCAAATTCACCCAAGCCTTCCATGGTTCTGCATATACAGAAGAGGATGGAACGATCGTTTATACAGGTATGCCCACAGGAATTCTTCTTACCGTAGATGGAAAAACCATCTATCATGCTGGAGACACTGGGCTCTTTTCTGATTTGAAGTTGATTGGTGAGCGTAACGATATAGATTTAGCCTTTTTACCAATTGGAGACAATTTCACGATGGGACCAGAGGATGCTTTGACAGCTGCTGAGTGGGTTGGAGCAAAACAGGTGGTTCCTATCCACTACAACACATTTGATTTAATCAACCAGGATGGTGAAGCGTTCGCTGCCAAGGTAAAACCTGGAAAAGGGACAGTACTGGAACCGGGTGATTCATTAGAACTGTAA
- a CDS encoding YtrH family sporulation protein: MEDRLVISMIQCFFIAFGVIVGGTIIGSIGSYITGEAPLTSMFRIAKGLRIWAIVAAIGGTFDAISNFEKGIFDGSTFDIFKQIMIIVAAMGGVKAALLLFEWLLGDEVI; this comes from the coding sequence ATGGAAGATCGTTTAGTTATATCCATGATCCAATGCTTCTTTATCGCTTTCGGCGTCATTGTAGGAGGAACAATCATCGGAAGTATCGGGAGTTATATCACAGGAGAAGCCCCCCTTACTTCTATGTTCCGTATAGCTAAAGGTTTGAGAATTTGGGCAATTGTAGCGGCAATCGGGGGGACTTTCGATGCAATCAGTAATTTTGAGAAGGGGATCTTTGATGGTTCCACATTTGATATTTTTAAACAAATTATGATTATCGTAGCAGCAATGGGTGGAGTAAAAGCAGCATTGCTTCTTTTTGAATGGTTGTTGGGGGATGAGGTGATTTAA
- a CDS encoding DHH family phosphoesterase — protein MCKQSIVKAIKGHSTIVIHRHVRPDPDAYGSQAGLAKLIQATFPEKDVYITGAGEPTLDFLVTMDEVPDEAYSGALVIVCDTANQARIDDQRYDKGDMLIKIDHHPVVDDYGDIQWVDTNASSTSEMIFQLYTEMSDAGFVLHDEAARLIYAGIVGDTGRFLFPSTTKRTLSYAAELVNYKFDRPFLYDEMYKTPIHVAKLKGYVLQNFTVHPEGYSTVRLDKETLDKYGVAPSETSQLVGLLGDIEGILAWAYFVEEEDNIRVRLRSKGPVINTVAANHNGGGHPMASGASASSWEETEEVAAELKEVCIQYKKEQG, from the coding sequence ATGTGTAAACAATCAATTGTAAAGGCCATTAAAGGTCACTCAACCATCGTCATACATCGTCATGTTCGCCCAGACCCTGATGCTTATGGGTCTCAAGCCGGTCTTGCGAAATTAATTCAGGCTACATTTCCAGAGAAAGACGTCTATATCACAGGAGCAGGGGAGCCTACTTTAGATTTCCTGGTCACTATGGATGAAGTTCCAGATGAAGCATACAGTGGTGCGCTTGTGATCGTATGCGACACTGCCAATCAAGCTCGGATTGATGACCAGAGATATGATAAAGGGGATATGCTTATAAAAATCGACCACCACCCCGTGGTTGATGATTATGGAGATATTCAATGGGTCGATACAAATGCAAGCTCTACATCTGAAATGATTTTTCAGTTATATACGGAAATGTCAGACGCAGGTTTTGTATTGCATGATGAAGCAGCCCGTTTGATTTATGCTGGAATAGTCGGAGATACAGGGCGCTTTTTGTTTCCAAGCACGACCAAAAGGACGTTATCCTATGCTGCAGAATTAGTGAATTATAAATTTGACCGCCCTTTTCTTTACGACGAAATGTACAAAACCCCTATCCATGTAGCAAAACTGAAAGGATATGTACTCCAAAACTTTACGGTTCACCCAGAAGGTTATTCCACGGTACGTTTAGATAAAGAAACATTGGATAAATACGGCGTCGCTCCTTCTGAAACAAGTCAGTTAGTTGGTCTACTTGGCGATATTGAAGGGATTTTAGCGTGGGCATATTTTGTAGAAGAAGAAGATAATATACGGGTAAGGTTACGTTCTAAAGGCCCCGTCATCAATACCGTGGCGGCTAATCATAATGGTGGCGGGCACCCGATGGCTTCTGGGGCTTCTGCTTCTTCCTGGGAGGAAACAGAGGAAGTTGCCGCAGAGTTAAAAGAAGTGTGTATTCAATACAAAAAAGAGCAGGGTTAA